One Arvicanthis niloticus isolate mArvNil1 chromosome X, mArvNil1.pat.X, whole genome shotgun sequence genomic window, ATGgtgttgtttctgtgtgtgggtcTATGGGGGTCAcatggtttgtttgtgtgtataattatGGAACAACATTCAGGttagtttttttcctttagaagcCACACCATTGCAAATGAACAGCTGTCTCAGGAATACACATTATCTAGGTAAGATACAAATGGGCTGAGATTAACTGTGGAGCTCAATCATGTGAGGAAGAAGGAACAATGATGAAGGCAGTAACATACCAGGCATGACAACTCCGGAAAACAATCCAGGACCGCACtgttcaaaaacaaaagccacagaAATGATTGACAGTTTAGATTTGGGCAGCATTTCTCCTGTGCTCCTACTTCACTATTGGTTTTCCCTCCAGTTCTCTTTCAGCCTGTTCCTCACCGCTAGACCCCTGGATAGCTTCTACCTATATCACACTGGCCCCTTCCCCTAGGGTCACAAGAAACCACATTGAGAGCACAGTCTCCAGGGCTTCCTccactccctgcctccctcctcttcctcagtctcCACAGAAGGCCCTGTTGCTTTGAAAGGTGTGCAGGATTCTTCGAGATGCTGAGAGATGAAGGTGGGGGAGTCAGCAATcaggatggagaaaggaaaaggagacagcAGTAGGGTGGTAGATAGTGACAGAAAGGGAGTAAGGGGGCAAGGGAGATTTgtgagaaacaggagagaagaggaaaggacacagaGGAGGCAATGCAAAGGGAATGAGAAGGTGCTCTGACTGGTGTGGTAGACTGGGATAGCAAGGGAGAAAGGGGTTCACCTGTTGCTATGCTTTCCTTCACATGTGCCTGGCTAGCCCAGGGACCCAAAGCAGCAATGAAAACATGCAAGCTACTGAGGCTGCCATGAAGACCCATAGTGCTCTCTGAGTGAACTGGGGACTAAGAGCTTCTCTGTAGGCAAGAACCATTTTCCAGAAGCTGAAGAATAGGTGATAGGTGAGTGCACAACTCAGCATGAGATGGCTGGGCTATGGTCTTCTCCAAAGAATCAAGTTGTTTCAGGCTACCCGAGGCTCCTCTGATATGCTAGGTAGGATGATGAGCAAGGAAGGTTGGTCCATAGGTaggtagagaaggaaggagggatgggggCTTCTAGAAAGCCAGGGGCTTCTTTCTCCGCAACgtcttctgccttctcccttcccctcctgctCCAGGAAGCCTTCAGCTTCCCAGTCATGGCCCACTCCTGGATCCCTATTTAGAGAGTAGAGGTCTCCCCATCCAAAGGAAGACGGAGATCCCAGCAGTAGTCTAGAGGAAGTGATGTCCACGTCAGCATCACCCAGGACCTCAGCCCTCTGCTGGGGCAGGACAACCTCTAGAGCTTCCTGGGACGGATGAGGGGACCATTCAGGAACAAGATGGGAAGCAAGGCTCCTCACAGGACTGGGAAGGAGGCCTGGTGCTGTTGAGATGCTCGGGAGGGCCTTCCGGAAGAGGCTGAAAACTCACACAAGTGAAACACAACCCACGCTAGGTGAGGTGGGCAGACAGGATACTTGCAAAGGAAGCCCGTGGACCAAAGCCCAGAGTacagagacaggggagagagcAGGCCCTGTGGTCCTCCCAGAAGACCAGGGCTGCCTCCTCCCACAGAGAGTCTCTCAGGCCACCAGAGGGCTATGGTATCCATGAGGGGAAAGAGGTGTTAGCAGGTGTGTACCTTACATAGGAAGAATAGTCTCGGAAAGTGCTGCACAAGGGGTTCCCTTCTAGCCACAGCTGTTCTAGCTTCAGCCCTTTCATTTTCTCCAACTCCCATGCTGTTCTTAGCTGATGAAAATGGGAGAGAAATGATAAAGGTGTGCTGGGCAAAGACAGAAGTTCAGAACCCATACCTCCCTGCTCCTAtttgtggtttggtttgtctGTCTAATGCTGTCAAGTACCACATTCTGCACTACTAACCATCCCTAACCCCAATCTCTTCTCACCATGTTTTTTGAGAGGTTCAGGATCTTGAGTTGAGGTGCCATCTTTACCACATCAAACAGGCTATCTAACTGGAAAAGTTTGTTGCTGCTCAAGTTCAAGGATAACAGCTTTGGGGAGCAAAAGTTAAGAGTGATCTTTACTGTTGAGAGCCTTGGAGACATACTTGCCCCGCACCCCATCCTTTCTAGCCCTCCACACAAAGATCAATCAATACCTTAGGAAAATCCTCTTGGATGATCTGAAGGGTAGCAGCCATGCAGCTTCTTCGATTCAGAATCATGTCTATGTTGTGATTCATCAGGTCtttaggaagaggagagaaaggaatcaGAAGGTAGAGAGGAGTCTATCTGAAACCAGCCCCAGCACAGTCCTCTCTCCAGGCTACCACATCTATACCACATATCTTCTTCCTAGGGGGGTCTGTGACCCACAAATATCTCTGTCAGCCATACCTGGGTCAAAGCGGAGCTTTTTGAGGCAcagagcatgctgggaaacaTCATATCTTTTCCTCATGGCCAGCTACAGAGACACAGATGGAAAGGGTGGCTCTGTGGTGTTGTGGGTTGTGGTTTTTGGAACATCATGGATTGGGTGGTGGGGAGGGTAGGGAAGACCTGGGTCTGGGAAGTGAACATACAGTGCCTTCAGACTGCTTTACCTTCAGTTGCTCCATTTGTTCTCTTGTGAACTTATTCTGCACAGAGTAGGGTGCAACCGAGGTATTGACAAAAATAGGTATCTGTGGGGAGGAGAGACATAGTGAACACCAGGAACTCTAATCCCAAAGATAATGCTCCCACTCCATAGCATGTGTCAGGGCTAGGTACAGAGAAGGCTTCCAGCACACACCTTCTGACAGTCCTCACTACATATCTTGTAGCTGATATCCTTCAATGCAGAGGCAATGCTAGCATCCCGGACAAAGAACTGGATCCGGTGTTTGTCACAATGGAACTACACAGAGGGGAGAGCAGAAATGAACGTGTCAGAGGCCACTGACCACTACTGAGCCTGGCCTCCCAGTTAATCCTCCAAACCATCCCAGCCGGTTTCACCATCCTCTCTTACATCCACTGGTGTGAAGGGCACACTGCAAAGGCTGTGGACTGAATCCATTAGCTGTGTCTTGTCATACTTTCTCCCACATGGAATCTAAATTTACAAGTACggaacaggagagaagaaagacagcatGGGATCTTGGAGGAGAGCAGACAAACTCTGAATCTTCTTTCCTGACCTTCTCCAAAGAACTTCCATACGACCTCTGACAGGATTCCTTCTTTTGTGCCAAACACAGATCTAGATTCACAAGCTCTCCACACAATAGCTCTTCTCCCCCCAGGTAAATGACTTCTCTTACTCACTGTGATCTTCCTTCTCTTGGAGTTCAGAAAAGTCTAATGCAAATGTCACCAAGACACTCACCGTGATCTTGAACCAGCTCCCCAGTGTTTCATCTTCTGGGAACTGTCCTACTTCTCGCTTATGAAATTTGTCATCTCTCCACACTGTGACATGGATTTGGTCCTCGGCATGATCTTCCTCCCTACTCTTACGTCGCCAGGAATAAGGTTTGCTACGAGAGGGATAAGGAATGCCAATAAATGCTAAAAAATTCTTGTATGCATCCACCCTCCCATCAATGGTAACACAGATAAAGTTATGATTTATCAGCCTCCATTCCACACCTATAGAGCAACAGATCTCCAGATTCCCAGTGAGAGGAGACCACGAGGGAAGAGGAGGTGAAGGAATTGCCCAGTCCCAGGGACTGTTACCTACTATACTAACCATGCTGCCTGGTAACTTACTGTCTTACTGATGGGTTCCATAGAACAGATCTCATCTCCAGACTTCCACCATCATCGCGGGATTTGGAAGGCAGAATTGCGTGCCCAGCATGCTCATAATGAGCAGTCCTCCTGCCAGGATAGTCCAGGTAGGAaaccctgtctttctttctccctagAAGAACACAGCCTTTACCATAATATTATGAAATGGGAAACAATGCAAGTTTGGAAGACACAATCAATGATCTATCTACCACATACGACATCAGCGGGAGGAGACACCATGGGAGGGTTATTAAAGTGCCAGTTTCCCCTCCAAAGGACCAATCGTGAAAACCCAGTGGGCAAACTCATGGCACAGTCACAGAACACAGCTTACAAGAAGAAGGGGCCATTTTGGCCCTTTTAAATACAGTAGAGCAGGATTTGTGATATATTCAGCACATGGTGTAGACCAAACACAAAGCTCGTACTAGGAGACT contains:
- the LOC117694507 gene encoding nuclear RNA export factor 2-like isoform X2, producing MCSNEKKHGPFRYTGRKKDRVSYLDYPGRRTAHYEHAGHAILPSKSRDDGGSLEMRSVLWNPSVRHKPYSWRRKSREEDHAEDQIHVTVWRDDKFHKREVGQFPEDETLGSWFKITIPCGRKYDKTQLMDSVHSLCSVPFTPVDFHCDKHRIQFFVRDASIASALKDISYKICSEDCQKIPIFVNTSVAPYSVQNKFTREQMEQLKLAMRKRYDVSQHALCLKKLRFDPDLMNHNIDMILNRRSCMAATLQIIQEDFPKLLSLNLSSNKLFQLDSLFDVVKMAPQLKILNLSKNMLRTAWELEKMKGLKLEQLWLEGNPLCSTFRDYSSYVSAVLDCFPELSCLDGRKLSPPAVMDIGEHQLTKPCKDIFKGSEVIKNQVEQFLQEYYLIYDSEKRQDLLNIYHEQACFSLTIPFDPSDPDLNNMSGYFKDEKEMKNPKDCHIQRQLLKYTKQDVVDCLRALPKTLHAFSSFQVNICFQMETTLCFSVSGLFKEVEDSSKECVRAFMRIFTAIFGKSSNLCIVNDQLFVRNPSPDEIQGAFDIPSPTSCSSLKLVLSQEQQRMVQAFSTQSGMKLEWSQKCLEDNKWDYARAAEVFTMLQTKSKIPKEFFIRQMT